Proteins encoded in a region of the Paramagnetospirillum magneticum AMB-1 genome:
- a CDS encoding 3-hydroxybutyrate dehydrogenase, with product MLNGKRALVTGSTSGIGLGIARALAAQGASVMLNGFGDGAEIEALRAGLAKEFGVTVLYNGADLSKPDGAGVLVRDAEARLGGVDILVNNAGIQHVSPVEEFPLERWDAVIAINLTSVFQAIRAALPGMKARGWGRIINVASAHGLVASVNKSAYVASKHGVLGLTKVVGLETAETDVTCNAICPGWVLTPLVQKQIDARAEAQGVPVEQAGRDLLSEKQPSKKFTTPEQIGDLAVFLCSGAGANMTGTSLTMDGGWTAQ from the coding sequence ATGTTGAACGGCAAACGGGCTCTGGTGACCGGGTCCACCAGCGGTATCGGTCTCGGCATCGCCCGCGCCCTGGCGGCGCAGGGGGCTTCGGTCATGCTCAACGGTTTCGGTGACGGGGCCGAGATCGAGGCGCTGCGCGCCGGGCTGGCCAAGGAATTCGGCGTCACCGTGCTTTACAACGGGGCCGATCTGTCCAAGCCCGATGGCGCCGGCGTTCTGGTGCGCGATGCCGAAGCCCGGCTGGGCGGCGTCGATATCCTGGTCAACAATGCCGGTATCCAGCATGTCTCTCCCGTGGAGGAGTTTCCGCTGGAGCGCTGGGACGCGGTCATCGCCATCAACCTCACTTCGGTGTTCCAGGCCATCCGCGCCGCGCTGCCCGGCATGAAGGCGCGAGGCTGGGGCCGCATCATCAACGTGGCCTCGGCCCATGGCCTGGTGGCCTCGGTCAACAAATCCGCCTATGTGGCTTCCAAGCACGGCGTGCTGGGGCTGACCAAGGTGGTGGGGCTGGAAACCGCCGAGACCGACGTGACCTGCAACGCCATCTGCCCCGGCTGGGTGCTCACCCCCCTGGTGCAAAAGCAGATCGATGCCCGCGCCGAGGCGCAAGGCGTCCCGGTGGAGCAGGCCGGGCGTGACCTGCTGTCGGAAAAGCAGCCTTCAAAGAAATTCACCACGCCGGAGCAGATCGGCGATCTGGCGGTGTTCCTGTGCTCTGGCGCCGGTGCCAACATGACCGGTACCAGCCTGACCATGGATGGCGGCTGGACGGCGCAATGA
- a CDS encoding DUF1192 domain-containing protein, producing the protein MDTDDLEPRNKPQGMKNLDPMSIEELKDYIADLQAEIVRAQEAIGRKQAVKAGAEAFFKR; encoded by the coding sequence ATGGACACCGATGATCTGGAACCGCGCAACAAGCCCCAGGGCATGAAGAACCTCGACCCCATGTCCATCGAGGAACTGAAGGACTACATCGCCGATCTCCAGGCCGAGATCGTCCGTGCCCAGGAGGCCATCGGCCGGAAGCAGGCGGTCAAGGCCGGAGCCGAGGCGTTCTTCAAGCGGTAA
- a CDS encoding NAD(P)H-quinone oxidoreductase, translating to MLPETMTCVEISTPGAPEVLKPVTRPLPSPKAGEVLIKVAAAGINRPDVLQRAGAYPAPPGASDLPGLEVAGTIAALGEGAASPALGSRVCALAPGGGYAEYCTVDARHCLPIPAGYDMIRAAALPETFFTVWHNVVERGQLKAGERFLVHGGAGGIGTTAIQLAKALGATVFATANGEAKGKACRDLGADFAIDYSTADFVEVIKAETKGKGVDVILDMVGGDYIARNIKSLAADGRLVSIAFLRGSSAEINLMPVMLKRLTLTGSTLRPQSNDAKARMARGLAETVWPLLDKGAIAPLIHAVFPLAEAAKAHALMESNAHMGKIVLQV from the coding sequence ATGCTGCCCGAGACCATGACCTGCGTCGAGATTTCCACCCCCGGCGCGCCCGAGGTGCTGAAACCCGTCACCCGGCCGCTGCCATCCCCCAAGGCGGGGGAAGTGCTGATCAAGGTGGCGGCGGCGGGCATCAACCGCCCCGACGTGCTGCAGCGCGCCGGCGCCTATCCCGCTCCGCCCGGCGCCTCGGACCTGCCCGGGCTGGAAGTGGCCGGCACCATCGCCGCCCTGGGCGAAGGGGCCGCCTCCCCCGCCCTGGGATCGCGGGTCTGCGCCCTGGCCCCCGGCGGCGGCTATGCCGAGTACTGCACCGTGGATGCGCGCCATTGCCTGCCCATTCCGGCAGGTTATGACATGATCCGCGCCGCCGCCCTGCCCGAGACCTTCTTCACCGTCTGGCACAACGTGGTCGAGCGCGGACAGTTGAAGGCGGGAGAGCGCTTTCTGGTGCATGGCGGCGCGGGCGGCATCGGCACCACCGCCATTCAGCTTGCCAAGGCGCTGGGCGCCACCGTCTTCGCCACCGCCAACGGCGAAGCCAAGGGCAAGGCCTGCCGCGACCTGGGGGCCGATTTCGCCATCGATTATTCCACCGCCGACTTCGTCGAGGTGATCAAGGCCGAGACCAAGGGCAAGGGCGTCGACGTCATCCTGGACATGGTGGGCGGCGACTATATCGCGCGCAACATCAAGAGCCTGGCCGCCGATGGCCGCCTGGTCTCCATCGCCTTCCTGCGCGGCAGCTCGGCCGAGATCAACCTGATGCCGGTGATGCTGAAGCGCCTGACCCTGACCGGCTCGACCCTGCGGCCCCAATCCAACGACGCCAAGGCGCGCATGGCTCGGGGACTCGCCGAGACCGTCTGGCCGCTGCTGGACAAGGGCGCCATCGCGCCGCTGATCCATGCCGTTTTCCCCCTGGCCGAGGCCGCCAAGGCCCATGCCCTGATGGAAAGCAACGCCCATATGGGCAAGATCGTGCTGCAGGTTTGA
- a CDS encoding DUF1013 domain-containing protein — MALPLMPKATAVWLVENTALSFEQIADFCGLHPLEVQAIADGEVAAGIVGLDPVANGQVTRGEIERCEGNPDGRLKLTITDIPQPRAKPKGARYTPVSKRQDRPDAIAWIIKHHPELSDAAISKLVGTTKPTIQSVRDKTHWNATNIKPRNPVTLGMCTEAELEKIVALSGRSRSVVHDDAEPATHEDAAAEE, encoded by the coding sequence ATGGCTCTGCCGCTCATGCCCAAGGCGACCGCCGTTTGGCTGGTCGAGAACACCGCTCTCTCCTTCGAGCAGATCGCCGATTTTTGCGGCCTGCATCCGCTCGAGGTCCAGGCCATCGCCGACGGCGAAGTGGCGGCCGGCATCGTCGGGCTCGACCCCGTGGCCAATGGCCAGGTGACCCGTGGCGAAATCGAGCGTTGCGAGGGCAATCCCGACGGCCGCCTGAAGCTGACCATCACCGATATTCCCCAGCCGCGCGCCAAGCCCAAGGGCGCCCGCTACACCCCGGTGTCCAAGCGCCAGGACCGTCCCGACGCCATCGCCTGGATCATCAAGCATCATCCCGAGCTGTCGGACGCCGCCATTTCCAAGCTGGTCGGCACCACCAAGCCGACCATCCAGTCGGTGCGCGACAAGACCCACTGGAACGCCACCAACATCAAGCCGCGCAATCCCGTCACCCTGGGCATGTGCACCGAGGCCGAGTTGGAAAAGATCGTGGCTCTGTCGGGCCGCTCGCGTTCGGTCGTCCATGACGATGCCGAACCGGCCACCCACGAGGACGCCGCCGCCGAGGAGTGA
- a CDS encoding DUF3971 domain-containing protein, with product MALLLAIPLAAWRLSHGPISLEFLTPYIEEALTARDGSLMVRLDSTLLQRGDDERMLEIHVRNVRAYVAGSDLPVVAMPDMALSLSGRALLRGVIAPNSIRLNRPSLTLVRDASGQLQFGLPDGGGDDAGVVIARIKDALLGDPDPAKPGRSLQSFSIRGADLRVEDRKLGTTWHAPGADLAIRRVPTGIQATGRIPLDLAGEVGEVSLAASYTKADGAADAELRLHGIRPAVLARFGGPAVHLGVIDMPLAGSVRARLDGSGVLEKLAFDLSGGAGRLDLPAPFNTVHQVGSASLRGELTKGMTRLDLTEVRLDLNGPTFALAAVVDGLGGETTVKAEGSLRDVPVDQVHDLWPNGLAQNARDWVIPNLSKGVVREATITISARSPSGRFDDVILDHLGGEIRPEGVTVDYLHPMPLARNTAAVCTFDATSFRIALNAGEVYGLRLKEGTIVFTGLDKDDQFADIELVIAGPATDALKLIDNPPLRYAQALGIEPARVTGDATAKVRLKFPLLKTLRLDDVGIKANATVKKVAIPKVMMGLDLSDGTLELDVDAKGLDATGPVVLAGIPGHLAWRENFSKGQPFRSRYFLKAPAVGEEQRKLLGLDGVPFVAPFTSGPVGAEINATFFDGGRAEIDAKVDLAGAAMALPGLGWKKPEGKPGSAEVLVRLDRKLVSSVPRFAVKAGDLDVAGSVAFNPEGGARKVDFTRARYLRTDGEGSISIRPDKAGLDIVFKGASFDAEPVLARDDDAKAGKKKDDADKPPPMTVNASAKAMWMSEKGALTNATVSMTRDALEWQHIHVKGGLGSGKSFTANVQPGAAKTRSFSVASDDAGGVMRVFDIYGDLMGGDLSVEGHIDDSRKEQPYDGIIKVSDYHVRNAPVLARLLTVAALAGILDVLQGEGVSFSSLEAPFTMTDGLVEVRDVRAWGPALGITAKGQIDLDKSRMAMEGTVVPAYALNSVLGKIPVLGWLITGGEKGGGIIAFNYSMKGPTDDPSVTVNPLSALTPGFLRNLFNIFDDGSETSARKPAAKDPK from the coding sequence GTGGCGTTGCTGTTGGCAATTCCGCTGGCGGCGTGGCGGTTGTCCCACGGCCCTATTTCGCTTGAATTTCTGACACCTTACATCGAGGAAGCGCTGACGGCGCGGGACGGATCGCTGATGGTCCGGCTCGACAGCACCCTGCTGCAGCGGGGTGATGACGAGCGCATGCTGGAAATCCATGTGCGCAACGTGCGGGCCTATGTGGCCGGAAGCGACCTTCCGGTGGTGGCGATGCCCGACATGGCCCTGTCGCTGAGCGGCCGGGCGCTGCTGCGCGGTGTCATCGCCCCCAATTCCATCCGTCTCAACCGGCCGAGCCTGACCCTGGTCCGCGATGCCTCGGGGCAGCTGCAATTCGGCCTGCCCGATGGCGGCGGCGACGATGCCGGAGTGGTCATCGCCCGCATCAAGGACGCCCTGCTGGGCGATCCCGATCCCGCCAAGCCGGGGCGTTCGCTGCAATCCTTCAGCATCCGGGGCGCCGATCTGAGGGTCGAGGACCGCAAGCTCGGCACCACCTGGCATGCCCCCGGGGCCGATCTGGCCATTCGCCGGGTTCCCACGGGAATTCAGGCCACGGGGCGTATTCCCCTGGATCTGGCCGGGGAGGTGGGGGAAGTCTCGCTGGCGGCCTCCTATACCAAGGCCGATGGCGCCGCCGACGCCGAGCTTCGCCTGCATGGCATCCGTCCGGCGGTGCTGGCCCGGTTCGGCGGTCCGGCGGTCCATCTCGGCGTCATCGACATGCCGCTGGCCGGCAGCGTCAGGGCGCGGCTCGACGGTTCGGGCGTGCTGGAGAAACTGGCCTTCGACCTTTCGGGGGGAGCGGGGCGCCTCGATCTGCCGGCGCCGTTCAACACGGTCCATCAGGTGGGATCGGCATCCCTGCGCGGCGAGTTGACCAAAGGCATGACCCGCCTGGACCTGACCGAGGTCCGGCTTGACCTGAACGGCCCCACCTTCGCCCTGGCGGCGGTGGTGGACGGGCTGGGCGGCGAGACCACGGTCAAGGCCGAGGGCTCCCTGCGCGACGTGCCGGTGGACCAGGTTCACGACCTGTGGCCCAACGGCCTCGCCCAGAATGCGCGGGACTGGGTGATTCCCAACCTGTCCAAGGGCGTGGTGCGCGAGGCGACCATCACCATCTCGGCCCGCTCGCCCTCGGGGCGCTTCGATGATGTGATCCTCGATCATCTGGGCGGCGAGATCCGGCCCGAGGGCGTCACCGTGGATTACCTCCACCCCATGCCGCTGGCCCGCAATACGGCGGCGGTGTGCACCTTCGACGCCACGTCCTTCCGCATCGCGCTGAATGCGGGCGAGGTCTATGGCCTGCGTCTCAAGGAAGGCACCATCGTCTTCACCGGGTTGGACAAGGACGACCAGTTCGCCGACATCGAACTGGTGATCGCCGGTCCGGCCACCGACGCGCTGAAGCTGATCGACAATCCGCCGTTGCGCTATGCCCAGGCCCTGGGGATCGAGCCCGCCAGGGTGACCGGCGACGCTACCGCCAAGGTGCGCCTCAAATTCCCGCTGTTGAAGACGCTCCGCCTGGACGACGTAGGCATCAAGGCCAACGCCACCGTCAAGAAGGTGGCCATTCCCAAGGTGATGATGGGCCTCGACCTGTCGGACGGCACCCTGGAGCTGGACGTGGACGCCAAGGGCCTGGACGCCACCGGGCCGGTGGTGCTGGCCGGCATTCCCGGCCACCTGGCCTGGCGCGAGAACTTCTCCAAGGGCCAGCCCTTCCGGTCGCGCTATTTCCTCAAGGCGCCGGCGGTGGGCGAGGAGCAGCGCAAGCTGCTGGGCCTGGACGGCGTACCCTTCGTGGCGCCCTTCACCAGTGGCCCGGTGGGCGCCGAAATCAACGCCACCTTCTTCGATGGCGGCAGGGCCGAGATCGATGCCAAGGTGGATCTCGCCGGTGCGGCCATGGCTCTGCCCGGCCTCGGCTGGAAGAAGCCCGAGGGCAAGCCGGGCAGTGCCGAGGTTCTGGTCCGGCTCGACCGCAAGCTGGTCTCCTCGGTGCCGCGCTTCGCGGTCAAGGCCGGGGACCTGGACGTGGCCGGCTCGGTGGCCTTCAATCCCGAGGGTGGCGCTCGCAAGGTGGACTTCACCCGCGCCCGCTATCTGCGCACCGATGGCGAAGGCTCCATCTCCATCCGCCCGGACAAGGCCGGGCTGGATATCGTCTTCAAGGGCGCCAGCTTCGACGCCGAGCCGGTGCTGGCTCGCGACGACGACGCCAAGGCGGGCAAGAAGAAGGACGATGCCGACAAGCCGCCGCCCATGACCGTCAATGCCTCGGCCAAGGCCATGTGGATGTCGGAAAAGGGGGCGTTGACCAATGCCACGGTCAGCATGACCCGTGACGCCCTGGAATGGCAGCACATCCACGTCAAGGGCGGCCTGGGGAGTGGCAAGAGCTTCACCGCCAACGTGCAGCCGGGAGCGGCGAAGACCCGCTCCTTCTCCGTTGCCTCCGACGATGCCGGCGGGGTCATGCGCGTGTTCGATATCTACGGCGACCTGATGGGCGGCGACCTGTCCGTCGAGGGGCACATTGACGATTCCCGCAAGGAACAGCCCTACGACGGCATCATCAAGGTGAGCGATTATCACGTGCGCAACGCGCCGGTGCTGGCTCGTCTGCTGACCGTGGCGGCGCTGGCCGGCATTCTCGACGTGCTGCAGGGCGAGGGCGTCAGCTTCTCGTCCCTGGAGGCGCCCTTCACCATGACCGATGGACTGGTCGAGGTGCGCGACGTGCGTGCCTGGGGGCCCGCGCTGGGCATTACCGCCAAGGGCCAGATCGATCTCGACAAGTCCCGCATGGCCATGGAGGGCACCGTGGTGCCGGCCTATGCGCTGAATTCGGTACTGGGCAAGATTCCGGTGCTGGGCTGGCTGATCACCGGCGGCGAGAAGGGCGGCGGCATCATCGCCTTCAATTATTCCATGAAGGGGCCGACCGACGATCCGTCCGTCACCGTCAACCCGCTGTCGGCGCTGACACCCGGCTTTCTGCGCAATCTGTTCAACATCTTCGACGACGGCAGCGAGACCAGCGCCCGCAAGCCGGCAGCCAAGGACCCCAAATAG
- a CDS encoding bifunctional [glutamine synthetase] adenylyltransferase/[glutamine synthetase]-adenylyl-L-tyrosine phosphorylase — protein sequence MSFPLDQRFFPGVADPARVAVGLARWQEAADAQDDSGLAAFMRALPGQPDIGDLLRGVFANSPFLTLCLEKEPAFLRQMLEVGPDAAFETLIGDLKADLGAETDFNRLMLELRVAKRRCSLLAALADLGGAWPLEKVTGSLATMAEAACRLGLSFLLRREAERGNLTLAHPEDPEKGSGIIVLGMGKLGARELNYSSDIDLIVFYDHEKLVYTGKRSIQECVIALTKELVRILDERTADGYVFRTDLRLRPDPGSTPPAVALVAAEAYYEGFGQNWERAAMIKARLVAGDEETGAAFIRFLRPFIWRKSLDFAAIQDIHSIKRQINAHKGGRSIAVAGHNVKLGRGGIREIEFFAQTQQLIWGGRQPEMRVSGTMAALEALAAAGHVTPQVVEDMEAAYRYLRTLEHRLQMVDDKQTQTLPSNPQLLAEIAAFMGAADLDSFSAELTGHLQKVEHHYAGLFEDAPSLGTHGNLVFTGGENDPETVHTITEMGFANADAVCSTIRGWHHGRVRATRSTRARELLTELTPALLSAMGTTSSPDDAFMRFDEFLTRLPAGVPLFSLFYANPSLLELVAEIMGDAPLLAEHLARHTTTLDSVLQANFFEPLPPQEVLEAELAKALAEADDFQLVLDVTRRWANDRKFQVGVLTLRNVVEAGEAAAALSDVAGAILRQLGPKVEEEFARAHGHIPGGAWVILAMGKAGGREMSATSDLDLILVYDCPEDAEESDGTRPLAPAVWFSRLTQRMVNALTAKTGEGTLYEVDMRLRPSGNSGPIASSLEAFRRYQEEAAWTWEHMALTRARVVAGDPALGARVEAVIRETLTRPRDPAKLLLDVAEMRERMAKEHKAASLWEVKHLRGGLVDIEFTAQYLQLAFGPRHPEMLDSNTARALERAAITGVLDHSDCAILTEALGLWSAVQTVLRQTIAGGFDEATAPRGLKDVLVRAAGMTDFKSLTDRMEDCAASAHEVFLRLVDRPAAEIKNKETAS from the coding sequence GTGAGTTTTCCCCTCGATCAACGTTTCTTCCCCGGTGTTGCCGATCCAGCCCGCGTCGCGGTGGGACTGGCCCGCTGGCAGGAAGCCGCCGATGCCCAGGACGATTCCGGTCTGGCCGCCTTCATGCGCGCCCTGCCGGGACAGCCCGACATCGGTGACCTGCTGCGCGGCGTCTTCGCCAATTCGCCATTTCTCACCCTCTGCCTGGAGAAGGAGCCCGCCTTCCTGCGCCAGATGCTGGAGGTGGGACCGGACGCGGCGTTTGAAACGCTGATCGGCGATCTCAAGGCCGATCTCGGCGCCGAGACCGACTTCAACCGGCTGATGCTGGAGTTACGGGTGGCCAAGCGCCGCTGCTCGCTGCTGGCGGCGCTGGCCGATCTGGGCGGCGCCTGGCCGCTGGAGAAGGTCACCGGCTCCCTGGCCACCATGGCGGAGGCCGCCTGTCGCCTGGGCCTTTCCTTCCTGCTGCGGCGCGAGGCCGAGCGCGGCAACCTCACCCTCGCCCACCCCGAGGACCCTGAAAAGGGCTCGGGGATCATCGTGCTGGGCATGGGCAAGCTGGGCGCGCGCGAGCTGAACTACTCCAGCGATATCGACCTGATCGTCTTCTACGATCACGAAAAGCTGGTCTATACCGGCAAGCGGTCCATTCAGGAATGCGTCATCGCCCTGACCAAGGAGCTGGTGCGTATCCTCGACGAGCGCACCGCCGACGGCTATGTCTTCCGCACCGATCTGCGCCTGCGCCCCGATCCCGGCTCGACGCCCCCCGCCGTGGCCCTGGTGGCCGCCGAGGCCTATTACGAGGGCTTTGGCCAGAACTGGGAGCGGGCCGCCATGATCAAGGCCCGCCTGGTGGCGGGAGACGAGGAGACCGGAGCGGCCTTCATCCGCTTCCTGCGCCCGTTCATCTGGCGCAAGTCCCTGGACTTCGCCGCCATCCAGGACATCCACTCCATCAAGCGCCAGATCAACGCCCATAAGGGCGGGCGCTCCATCGCCGTGGCCGGGCACAACGTCAAGCTGGGCCGCGGCGGCATCCGCGAGATCGAGTTCTTCGCCCAGACCCAGCAACTGATCTGGGGCGGGCGCCAGCCGGAAATGCGGGTGTCGGGCACCATGGCCGCCCTGGAGGCCCTGGCCGCCGCCGGTCATGTCACCCCCCAGGTGGTCGAGGACATGGAGGCCGCCTATCGCTATCTCCGCACGCTGGAGCATCGCCTTCAGATGGTGGACGACAAGCAGACCCAGACCCTGCCGTCGAACCCGCAATTGCTGGCCGAGATCGCCGCCTTCATGGGAGCGGCCGACCTGGACTCGTTCTCGGCCGAGCTGACCGGCCACCTGCAAAAGGTCGAGCACCACTATGCCGGCCTGTTCGAGGATGCCCCGTCCCTGGGGACCCACGGCAATCTGGTCTTCACCGGCGGCGAGAACGACCCCGAGACGGTGCACACCATCACCGAGATGGGCTTCGCCAATGCCGACGCGGTGTGCTCGACCATTCGCGGCTGGCATCACGGGCGGGTGCGGGCCACCCGCTCGACCCGGGCGCGGGAATTGCTGACCGAGCTGACCCCGGCGCTGCTGTCGGCCATGGGCACCACCTCGTCGCCCGACGACGCCTTCATGCGCTTCGACGAGTTCCTGACCCGCCTGCCCGCCGGCGTGCCGCTGTTCTCGCTGTTCTACGCCAATCCCTCCCTGCTGGAGCTGGTGGCCGAGATCATGGGCGACGCGCCGCTGCTGGCCGAGCATCTGGCACGGCACACCACCACCCTGGATTCGGTGCTGCAGGCCAATTTCTTCGAGCCCCTGCCGCCCCAGGAGGTTCTGGAAGCTGAACTGGCCAAGGCCCTGGCCGAGGCCGACGATTTCCAGCTGGTGCTGGACGTGACGCGGCGCTGGGCCAATGACCGCAAGTTCCAGGTGGGCGTGCTGACGCTTCGCAACGTGGTCGAGGCCGGCGAAGCGGCTGCTGCCCTGTCCGACGTGGCCGGCGCCATCCTGCGACAGCTCGGCCCCAAGGTGGAGGAGGAGTTCGCCCGCGCCCACGGTCATATCCCCGGCGGCGCCTGGGTGATCCTGGCCATGGGCAAGGCCGGCGGCCGGGAAATGTCGGCCACCTCCGACCTCGACCTGATCCTGGTCTACGACTGCCCCGAAGATGCGGAGGAATCCGATGGCACGCGGCCGCTGGCCCCGGCCGTGTGGTTCTCGCGCCTGACCCAACGCATGGTCAACGCCCTGACCGCCAAAACCGGCGAGGGCACACTGTACGAAGTGGACATGCGCCTGCGGCCTTCGGGCAATTCCGGCCCCATCGCCTCCAGCCTCGAGGCCTTCCGCCGCTATCAGGAGGAAGCCGCCTGGACCTGGGAGCACATGGCGCTGACCCGCGCCCGGGTGGTGGCCGGCGACCCGGCCCTGGGCGCCAGGGTGGAAGCCGTCATCAGAGAGACCCTGACCCGGCCCCGCGACCCGGCCAAGCTTCTCCTCGACGTGGCCGAAATGCGCGAACGCATGGCCAAGGAGCACAAGGCCGCCAGCCTCTGGGAGGTCAAGCACCTGCGCGGCGGACTGGTGGATATCGAGTTCACCGCCCAGTACCTGCAACTGGCCTTCGGCCCCCGGCATCCCGAGATGCTCGACAGCAATACGGCGCGGGCGCTGGAGCGCGCCGCCATCACCGGAGTTCTCGACCATTCCGACTGCGCCATCCTGACCGAGGCGCTTGGCCTGTGGTCGGCGGTTCAGACCGTGCTGCGCCAGACCATCGCCGGCGGCTTCGACGAGGCGACCGCGCCCCGGGGCCTCAAGGATGTCCTGGTCCGCGCCGCCGGCATGACCGACTTCAAGAGCCTGACCGACCGCATGGAAGACTGCGCCGCCAGCGCCCACGAGGTATTCCTCCGCCTGGTCGACCGGCCCGCCGCTGAAATCAAGAACAAGGAGACCGCCTCATGA
- a CDS encoding peroxiredoxin — protein sequence MTTALGTPAPDFAMECDDGKTALADYKGKPLVLYFYPKDDTSGCTSEAKAFRDAMAEYQAAGVEILGVSKDSVASHAKFRTKHELPFRLGSDPDGAVCEAYGVWKKKSMYGREYMGIERSTFLIDKDGVLRAEWRKVKVTGHAEAVLKAAKGL from the coding sequence ATGACCACCGCGCTCGGCACCCCCGCCCCCGACTTCGCCATGGAGTGCGACGACGGCAAGACCGCCCTGGCCGACTACAAGGGCAAGCCGCTGGTGCTGTACTTCTATCCCAAGGACGACACCTCGGGCTGCACCTCCGAGGCCAAGGCCTTCCGCGACGCCATGGCCGAGTATCAGGCGGCCGGGGTGGAAATCCTGGGCGTCTCCAAGGATTCAGTGGCCAGCCACGCCAAGTTCCGCACCAAGCACGAGCTTCCCTTCCGCCTGGGCTCGGACCCCGACGGCGCAGTGTGCGAGGCCTATGGCGTGTGGAAGAAGAAGAGCATGTATGGCCGCGAATACATGGGCATCGAACGCTCCACCTTCCTCATCGACAAGGATGGAGTGCTGCGCGCCGAATGGCGCAAGGTCAAGGTGACCGGCCATGCCGAGGCGGTGTTGAAGGCGGCCAAGGGGCTTTAA
- a CDS encoding ferritin-like domain-containing protein, giving the protein MITLSDAACAVLAAAEPAEKCRLTRLFSADWRDGRITEVGNTLPPARPARPLRPQLLPPRDMPRRSYGGDRGRIGLIHALAHIELNAIDLGWDIIARFAHEDLPRDFASDWVQVALDEVEHFEMLERLLASLGAAYGDLPAHDGLWQAAEKTADDILARLVVVPMTLEARGCDTTPATMDKLARNGDTLTPPALDVIYHDEIRHVAAGVRWFTFVAQKRGLDPKATYQSHMRERYPAGLKPPFNHEARAEAAFPRDWYEEMARE; this is encoded by the coding sequence ATGATCACTCTTTCCGACGCCGCCTGCGCCGTCCTTGCCGCCGCCGAGCCAGCGGAGAAATGCCGCCTGACCCGACTCTTTTCCGCCGACTGGCGCGATGGCCGGATTACCGAGGTCGGCAACACCCTGCCACCCGCCCGCCCGGCACGCCCCCTCCGGCCGCAATTGCTGCCGCCCAGGGACATGCCGCGCCGGTCCTATGGCGGAGACCGGGGGCGCATTGGCCTAATTCATGCCCTGGCCCATATCGAGCTTAATGCCATCGATCTGGGCTGGGACATCATCGCGCGCTTCGCCCATGAAGACCTGCCCCGCGACTTCGCCTCCGACTGGGTGCAGGTGGCACTGGACGAGGTCGAGCATTTCGAGATGCTCGAACGCCTGCTGGCCAGCCTGGGCGCCGCCTATGGCGACCTGCCCGCCCATGACGGGCTTTGGCAGGCGGCCGAGAAGACCGCCGACGACATCCTGGCCCGGTTGGTGGTGGTGCCCATGACCCTGGAGGCCCGGGGCTGCGACACCACGCCGGCCACCATGGACAAGCTGGCCCGCAATGGCGACACCCTGACGCCGCCGGCCCTGGACGTCATCTATCACGACGAAATCCGCCATGTGGCGGCGGGCGTGCGCTGGTTCACCTTCGTGGCGCAAAAGCGTGGCCTCGACCCCAAGGCCACTTACCAGTCGCACATGCGGGAACGCTACCCGGCCGGCTTGAAGCCCCCCTTCAACCACGAAGCCCGCGCCGAAGCGGCCTTTCCCCGCGACTGGTACGAGGAAATGGCGCGGGAATAG
- a CDS encoding cytochrome c3 family protein encodes MSTENPAKQGVLSGWWATLRRPSSRWSLGLLLVVGFVGGVMFWGGFNTVLELTNTEAFCLSCHEMEQNVYREYRGTIHDSNRSGVRATCPDCHVPRPWIYKIQRKIQASNEVWHKILGSIDTREKFEAKRIELAKHEWARMKSTDSRECRNCHNFGAFDLTRQQARARNRHSEAEQQGKTCIDCHKGIAHQLPAGAFRAERELNESVGGAVKP; translated from the coding sequence ATGAGCACTGAGAATCCGGCCAAGCAAGGCGTGTTGAGCGGATGGTGGGCGACGTTGCGCAGGCCCAGCAGCCGCTGGTCCCTGGGGCTGTTGCTGGTGGTGGGCTTTGTCGGTGGCGTCATGTTCTGGGGCGGCTTCAATACCGTCCTGGAACTGACCAATACCGAAGCCTTCTGCCTCTCCTGCCATGAGATGGAGCAGAACGTTTATCGCGAATATCGCGGCACCATCCATGATTCCAACCGTTCCGGCGTGCGGGCCACCTGCCCGGACTGCCACGTGCCGCGTCCGTGGATCTACAAGATCCAGCGCAAGATCCAGGCCTCCAACGAGGTGTGGCACAAGATCCTGGGCTCTATCGACACGCGTGAGAAGTTCGAGGCCAAGCGTATCGAACTGGCCAAGCACGAGTGGGCGCGCATGAAGTCCACGGATTCCCGCGAATGCCGCAACTGCCATAATTTCGGGGCGTTCGACCTGACCCGGCAGCAGGCGCGGGCGCGTAACCGTCACTCCGAGGCGGAACAGCAGGGCAAGACCTGCATCGACTGCCACAAGGGTATCGCCCACCAGCTTCCCGCCGGCGCCTTCAGGGCCGAGCGTGAGCTGAACGAAAGCGTGGGCGGGGCGGTCAAGCCGTAG